A genomic segment from Bombus vancouverensis nearcticus unplaced genomic scaffold, iyBomVanc1_principal scaffold0053, whole genome shotgun sequence encodes:
- the LOC143304744 gene encoding uncharacterized protein LOC143304744 isoform X1 yields the protein MEEHVDVVQTFHEESREHFESLQKILPCMKMNCLVIVLTLIKITHGLVGYDCNGNHLNVTTISLNSIGDCSIQPTLTETQDIYIQLLQLSEFEFTNVRQCKVQITRIVYYCGMHSHTSAVHNGFAEYLHETTAQQCARMHQDGTFSLGPQNLIVGLKDNATETRSLVLAGKLTDDGSCQGTQYVDPYGSWEKVLVQATVRISLKSAVVPVRIEANKILLKSGTVCTFSEGNCLDAEDGYTYWQPQPPSPCKFDQYDVLYEGIATRIQEIKTNRESAQPVYALTTQEVTFALTKTGEQPLCGYTLLSTEHPKLFLLETTRGNTFISKRKTAVENLDIFAYVNSKFIYVEKHIKRQMTTLYHDILTQRCTTQKKLIENALSLAILLPDEFAYTITKTPGHMALIAGEAVHIVKCIQVQVKVRHTTECYSELPVWQGNRTAFLTPKTHILTQHGNHRECSAVLPTLYNIDGLWHKFVPKPMETIAPQELRPDVRQTWQYSAPSSLATSGIYTQKDLDALRDHVMFPAEKSAVLNTLARGATGKTIVPGTVNILGMMDENTLTTIAKNTISS from the exons atggaagaacatgtagatgttgtccagacgtttcacgaggaatccagagagcattttgaatctctgcagaaaatccttccatgcat gaagatgaactgcctagtcatcgtactcaccctcatcaaaataacacacggcctggtaggatatgactgcaatggcaaccacctcaatgttaccactatctctctaaactccatcggggactgcagcatacagcctacattgactgaaacccaagatatttatatacaattacttcaactctcagaatttgaatttaccaatgtaaggcaatgcaaggtgcaaataactcgaattgtatattactgtggcatgcactctcacacgtcggcagtgcataacggattcgccgaatacctccatgaaacaaccgcccaacaatgcgcaaggatgcaccaagacggcacgttttcactcggaccacaaaaccttatagttggcctaaaggataatgcaacagaaacaaggtcgcttgtcctagccggcaagctaacagacgacggcagctgccagggaacacagtatgtagacccatacgggagctgggaaaaggtcctcgtacaagcaacagtgaggataagtttaaaatcagcagtcgtgccagtacggatcgaggcgaacaaaattctactgaaatcaggaacggtatgtacctttagcgaaggaaactgtctagacgctgaagacggatacacttattggcaaccacaaccaccctcaccatgcaaatttgatcagtacgatgtgctatatgaaggaattgctacaaggatccaagaaataaaaaccaacagagaatcagcacaaccagtttacgcactaacaacgcaggaagtaacatttgcactgactaaaaccggagaacagccactgtgtggatataccctactatccaccgaacatcccaaattgttcctgttagaaacaacaagaggaaatacgttcatctccaaaagaaagacagcagtcgaaaacttggacatattcgcatacgtcaactcaaaattcatttacgtagagaaacatattaaacgacaaatgacaacattgtaccatgatatattgacacaaagatgtaccacgcagaagaaactaatagagaatgctttaagcttagcaatcttactgcccgatgaatttgcatataccataaccaaaaccccaggacacatggccctgatcgcaggagaagcagtccacatagtcaaatgcattcaggtacaagtaaaggtacgacatacaacagaatgttactcggagctacccgtttggcaagggaatcgcaccgcatttttaacgccaaaaacacacattctaacgcaacacggaaaccacagagaatgtagcgcggtattacctacactatacaatatcgacggactctggcacaaattcgtaccaaaacccatggaaacaattgcaccacaggaactccgcccggatgtacgtcaaacgtggcaatattcagcaccatcgtcgttggccacgagcggaatatacacCCAAAAGGACCTTGATGCActtcgggaccacgtcatgttcccggcagaaaaatctgcagttttgaacacattggccagaggagcaacaggaaaaacaatcgtccctggaacagtaaacattctgggaatgatggacgaaaacacattaacgacaatagcaaaaaataccatatcaagcTGA
- the LOC143304744 gene encoding uncharacterized protein LOC143304744 isoform X2 translates to MMLRERSRKMNCLVIVLTLIKITHGLVGYDCNGNHLNVTTISLNSIGDCSIQPTLTETQDIYIQLLQLSEFEFTNVRQCKVQITRIVYYCGMHSHTSAVHNGFAEYLHETTAQQCARMHQDGTFSLGPQNLIVGLKDNATETRSLVLAGKLTDDGSCQGTQYVDPYGSWEKVLVQATVRISLKSAVVPVRIEANKILLKSGTVCTFSEGNCLDAEDGYTYWQPQPPSPCKFDQYDVLYEGIATRIQEIKTNRESAQPVYALTTQEVTFALTKTGEQPLCGYTLLSTEHPKLFLLETTRGNTFISKRKTAVENLDIFAYVNSKFIYVEKHIKRQMTTLYHDILTQRCTTQKKLIENALSLAILLPDEFAYTITKTPGHMALIAGEAVHIVKCIQVQVKVRHTTECYSELPVWQGNRTAFLTPKTHILTQHGNHRECSAVLPTLYNIDGLWHKFVPKPMETIAPQELRPDVRQTWQYSAPSSLATSGIYTQKDLDALRDHVMFPAEKSAVLNTLARGATGKTIVPGTVNILGMMDENTLTTIAKNTISS, encoded by the exons atgatgttgcgggaacgatccag gaagatgaactgcctagtcatcgtactcaccctcatcaaaataacacacggcctggtaggatatgactgcaatggcaaccacctcaatgttaccactatctctctaaactccatcggggactgcagcatacagcctacattgactgaaacccaagatatttatatacaattacttcaactctcagaatttgaatttaccaatgtaaggcaatgcaaggtgcaaataactcgaattgtatattactgtggcatgcactctcacacgtcggcagtgcataacggattcgccgaatacctccatgaaacaaccgcccaacaatgcgcaaggatgcaccaagacggcacgttttcactcggaccacaaaaccttatagttggcctaaaggataatgcaacagaaacaaggtcgcttgtcctagccggcaagctaacagacgacggcagctgccagggaacacagtatgtagacccatacgggagctgggaaaaggtcctcgtacaagcaacagtgaggataagtttaaaatcagcagtcgtgccagtacggatcgaggcgaacaaaattctactgaaatcaggaacggtatgtacctttagcgaaggaaactgtctagacgctgaagacggatacacttattggcaaccacaaccaccctcaccatgcaaatttgatcagtacgatgtgctatatgaaggaattgctacaaggatccaagaaataaaaaccaacagagaatcagcacaaccagtttacgcactaacaacgcaggaagtaacatttgcactgactaaaaccggagaacagccactgtgtggatataccctactatccaccgaacatcccaaattgttcctgttagaaacaacaagaggaaatacgttcatctccaaaagaaagacagcagtcgaaaacttggacatattcgcatacgtcaactcaaaattcatttacgtagagaaacatattaaacgacaaatgacaacattgtaccatgatatattgacacaaagatgtaccacgcagaagaaactaatagagaatgctttaagcttagcaatcttactgcccgatgaatttgcatataccataaccaaaaccccaggacacatggccctgatcgcaggagaagcagtccacatagtcaaatgcattcaggtacaagtaaaggtacgacatacaacagaatgttactcggagctacccgtttggcaagggaatcgcaccgcatttttaacgccaaaaacacacattctaacgcaacacggaaaccacagagaatgtagcgcggtattacctacactatacaatatcgacggactctggcacaaattcgtaccaaaacccatggaaacaattgcaccacaggaactccgcccggatgtacgtcaaacgtggcaatattcagcaccatcgtcgttggccacgagcggaatatacacCCAAAAGGACCTTGATGCActtcgggaccacgtcatgttcccggcagaaaaatctgcagttttgaacacattggccagaggagcaacaggaaaaacaatcgtccctggaacagtaaacattctgggaatgatggacgaaaacacattaacgacaatagcaaaaaataccatatcaagcTGA